The nucleotide window TGCTCGCTGCCCTGCAGGCCAGCGACGGGCAAGCCCATGGCGTGCTCACCGGTGACATTGCCGAAGCCATCACCAAGCGCTTCAGCGCGTCCTCACCCATCTACATTGATGTCTCCACGGAAATGCGCTACGCCCAGCCCGGATGCGCACGCCTGAAGGTGTCTTTCTGGCAGGACGGCGTGAACCTGCCCGGAGCAGCGGCACCCCGGCGCCAGACCGTCGACTTCGGCATCAACTACTGCCTCGACGGGCGTCCGCCCCGCTCACTCTCGTAGGGGGTTTCGTGGAGCACCGCCGATTCATTGCCGGAATGGCCTTCGGCTTCGCCATGTTGTTGGCGACGGCCTCCCTGCCCGCTCAAGAGGCCGGACCATCCCAAGCCAGGGCGCGCGCCACGTCACCCTCGGCCTATTGGAAGGACCGCTGGCGCGGCTGGCACTTCTACGAAGACCCGGCCCAGGAAGGCGAGCAAATTCCGGAGCCAACTCCAGCGCCATCAACTGCACCAGCGCAGCCGCCGAAGGCACGCATACCCGAGTTGGAAGAGTTCGCTCGCCTGCAGAAGACCCTGGAGGAGTACCGCAACATCGCCATCATCCGCCCCACCGAGGCCAACGTGCGGCGCTACATGGAGCTCGAATCCAGGGTGGTGGGCCAGGCCTCCGCCTTCGCCGACATGGCCAAGCGCGTTGCATGGGCGACGCCGGAACTGGACCCCACGCTTCAAGGCCGCCCGGTCAATGCCAAGGCCCTGGAAGTCTTCGACGAGACCCAGCGCGCCGAGCGCTCGCGGACGGTGGCTCAGTTGGGCAAGGACCATGTGCTGTTTTTCTTCTACCGGTCGGACTGCCCCTACTGCCACGCCTTCGCGCCAGTGCTCGAAGCCTTCCAGGCGCGGCACGGCATCCAGGTGGTCGCCGTCAGCATCGATGGTGGCCCCCTGCCGGGCTTCCCCGGTGCCCGGCGCGACAACGGCATCGCCAATGCCCTGCAGGTGTCCCAGGTGCCTGCGGTCTTCCTCGCGCAGCCCTTCACCGGCCAGATCACGCCGATCGGTTTCGGCGTGCTCTCGGAATCCCAACTGCTGGAGCGCATCGCCACCGTGAGCAGCCCCGAGGGCCAGGCCATGCTCCCCAGCGCCACACGTCAGGTCACCTTGCCATAGGAGCCGTCCATGCCCAGGAGTGCCCCACCAGCCCGCCGAATGATCGCGATCGCACTGTCCATCGCGGTCGTGATCACCCCCGCCCCGCTCCGAGCGGGAGACCTCAACACCGAGGTCAACAACATGTTCAACAGCCTGGGCGCCATCGGCAACTACACCGCGCCCGGCGCGTTCCGGGGCCAAGCCTACAACACCTACACCGGCGGCAACCTGATGATGCGCACGCCGAACAAGGTCTACCAGCTCGCGGCCATCCAGTTCCCCAGCGCGAAGGCGGGCTGCGGTGGGATCGACGTCTTCGGCGGCAGCTTCAGCCACATCTCGGCCGACGAATTCAAGAACATGCTGAAGAACATCACGGCCGCACTCCCTGGCATCGCCTTCCAGTTGGCGCTCGAAGCGGTCTCGCCGCTGCTGGGCGGTCTCACGAAATGGGCCAAGGGCCTGGAGACCTGGATCAACAATGCCCGCATCAACTCCTGCGAGACCGCCAAGGCCATCGTCAGCACGGCCGCCGAATCCCTGGGCTACAGTTCGCAGGAGACCTGCGCCGACCTCGCCATCGAGATGGGCATGGAAAGCGACCGCGATGCGGCCCGGCGCCGCTGCTCCAGCGACCGGCCCAGCATCCTCGCGTCGGCGCGCAGTTCCGGTGATGCCAATGTCCGCAACAAGGCGCCCTTCGTAGGCAACCTGACCTGGAAGGCCCTGCAGCGCACGGGCAGCTACCTGGACGACGCCGAGCGCGAGCTGATCATGAGCATGGTCGGCACCGTCATCTATTACCCCGAGGAGGATGCGCGCGATCCCGAACCCGTCGCGCCGACGCTCACCTCGATCAGCCAATTGCTCTACGGGCAGGCGGCTGGAAGCGGCACCAACGTGGTCCAGCACATGCTGAGCTGCAACAACTACAGCGACTGCGACGTCGTCTCCCTCAACACGACCTACAGCCACACCCCGTTCACCGCCAAGGTGGAGACGCTGATGCGCTCCATCGCGGAGAAGATCGCCACACGGACCGCCATCCCCAACAACTCGGCGGAGGTCGGTTTCGTCAATCAGACCACCGAGCCGGTCTACAAGATGCTGTCGATCGGCACCAGCATCCCCGGCTCAGGCCTCGCGGACAGCCTGATCGCCCAGTACCGCGACCTGATCGCCGCCGACTACGCCTACGTCTTCCTCGATCGCAACCTGCGCGTGGGGCTCGCGGCCCTGGAGAAGGATTTCACGCTGCAGCAGACCCAGCGGGAGCAAGCCATCTACATCCGCCAGCGCGCCATGGCCATGCTCTCCCAGATCGCCCAGGAAAAGAACCTCCTCTACCAGAAGGTCGGTTCGTTCCGCGCGGTATCAAGCCATCTGGAAGAACTCGAGCGCCAGCTGCGTTCCAGCATGCCCCAGCACGTCATGGACATGCTCGGGCAGCAAGCCGCCTACATGGCGCGCTGATCCGTCGCTGACCGGGGAGCGCCACCATGTGGGAAATCTATGCGTACCAGAACGCGGCCAGCCTGTTCGGGGTCTTCAACGCCGGCGCTGCCATCCATGCCTCCGGCGACTATGCCTCCGCAGTCGCTGCGGTGGCCTTCTGTGGTTTCGTCGCCGCCCTCATCGCCTATGCATTCGCTCCCGAGAAGCTTCAGGGCTGGAAGTGGCTGGGGACGGTCGTTCTGGTCTTCTCGATCCTGATCGTCCCCAAGGTCACGGTCGGTATCGTCGACAAGACCGGCGGTACCCCAGTGCAGGTGGTCGACAACGTCCCCTTCGGCGCGGCCGTGCTCGGCAGCCTCACCAGCACCATCGGGCACACACTGACTGGGCTCTTCGAGACGGCATTTCAGGTTATCCCCGGCGTCGGCGCCCTGCCCAGCGAACTCCGCTACGAACAGAACGGCCTGATGTTCGGCAACCGTCTGATCCGGGAAACCGGCAGCGTGGTCTTCCAGGATCCGAACTTCCGCACCGACCTGATCAACTTCATCCACAACTGCACAACCTACGACCTCCTCGACGGGACGATCTCGCCGGCCACGTTCTCCACTTCGGACGATGTCTGGTCCCTGATGTCCACGCCCAACCCGGCACGCTTCACCCCGCTCACCAACACGACCGGCACAACGGTCGACACCTGCCCCAACGCCTACGTCAATCTAAGCACCCGGATCCCCGCCCAGATCAGCCGCATCCAGGGGCAGCTCGCCTTCCGGCTGAACCCCACGTTGCCCGGCACGGCCGCGGCCAGCGTGATCGCCGGCCAGATTCAGCAGGCCTACATCAAGAACAACATCGCCTCGGCCTCAGCCACCGCAGCGGATCTGATCCGCCAGAACGCCGTACTGAATGCCATCGCCGACACCGGCCAAATCGTCGGGCAGAAGGTGAACGACCCGGCCGCCATGGTGCTCGCCGTCGGCCGCGCCCAAGGCGTCGCCCAGCAGAACGCCGCCTGGATCAATGCGGGCAAGACTGCCGAGCAAGCGCTGCCCGTGTTCCGCAACGTGATCGAGGCGGTGACCTACGCCCTCTTCCCGCTCTTCGTGCTGCTGCTCCTGCTCACCAGCGGCCGGGAGAGCCTGGTGGCCTTCAAGGGCTATGCTGCGATCCTGATCTGGATCCAGCTCTGGCCGCCCCTCTATGCGGTGCTGAACTACATGGCCTCGATCTACGCGGCCTACGACATCGGCTCGGCCGCCGACCTTGGCACGGGAACGAAGATGCTGACGCTGCAGACCGCGTCCAGCATCTACTCCCGAGCGATATCCGGTGAAGCGATCGTCGGCTACCTGTCGATCAGCATTCCCTTCATCGCCTGGGCCGCTCTCAAGCGTATGGAGAACTTCGGGACGGCCATGGTGGGCGGACTCTCCGGGCTGCAGGCCATGCTGGGCTCCGCAACAGGTTCCGCAGCCTTGGGCAACACCAGCCTGGGCAACGTCTCCATGGATCAGATGCGGCTGGCGCCCAACCGCACTTCGGCGTTCATGAGCAGTTGGCAGAACGATCTCTCAGGGGACACGTTCTCCTCGAACGCGCTGACCGGACGCACGGCGGTGAGCCTGTTGCGCAACCAGGGTTTTGCCTCACGGGTCGTATCGATGCGCGTGTCCGAGCAGGATGTCGAACAGGCCAGCCGACAAGTTGATGCTGCACGCGGTGAAGCCGTCGCCGCCAGCACGGAACGATCAGCGGCGCTCTCGGAAGTGTTTTCGCGGGGGCTGAGCAAGCTGCGCTCCACACGCAACAGCGCCGGCTCCAGTTCGGGGAGCTTCGAGCAGATGGGGGAAACGTTGAACAAACTGGACCAGATCGTCCAGACCGTCTCGCAGAGCACCGGGCTCAGCCAGGCTCAGGTGGCGCGCCTGGCATTCGGCGCTGCGGCTCACATCGGCGCCGACGCCAAGTTCATCGGCGGGAAGCTCCAGGCCAGCGGCGAAAAGTCCTACCTGTCTGGCCTTTCCGCTCAGGATCAGAAAGCCCTGGCCAGCCTGAGCGGAGATCAATTGGTGGCCTTCAAGCAATTCGGGGACCGCGTCTCCAGGGACACCAGCTTCCTGCAGGCGGTCTCGAACGATGCGAGCGAGGCACGGGAAATGTCATCCCGCCTCAGCACAACGCAGGCCCGTTCGGAAAGGGCAGATGCAACGCTTTCCGATCGAGTCAGTTTCGCCAACCAGGTATCAACCGCCTACTCCAAGGGTGAGGCGATCTCGATCGACATCGCCCAGGACCCGCACAACATGGAGATGTTCCTGCGCTACGCCCAAACGTACGGTGGCAACAGTGCCGCAGCCCACGCCTTGATGTCGGCGGAACTCGCCCGGCAGTCGCTGGGGCCCACCCGCGTTCTGTCGGATGGAAGCAGCCTTCCCGCTACCTTCGAGGGTATTCGTGAGCTTCATCGGCAGCAGCGGAGTGAAACAGCCCTCTCGCCAGATATCCAGAACGCCCATCGCGCCCACACCGGGGCGACGTCGCGCTTTGGCAGCAACCCCAGCCGTCCGCTTGACCGCCCCGTCGATCCACCCTCACCGATTCGCCGAGAGGTTCAGCAGCGAGCCAGCGAGATTCAGGGCGCGACTGCAGCCAAGGGTGGCGAGTTCGACGACAAGGCAGAGATTGTCAAGACAGAGGATGGGACGCTGGAATCCAAGAAGTCGCTATTCCGTCAATCGGCTAAACAAGTCTATGGAGACGGAAGCTCAACCGCGAAAGAGGTCAAGGAATCGGTTGAGGATCTATTCAAACGCGAGTAACACCACGGAACTACCGATCCCAACGACGAATGGGAACATCACCTTTGAACAACCCTCCAGAGGAGATTCCGCGTGATCCACGTATCCAGCCTGAACCGGATCGCCGAGGGCCAGAACGTCGGCCAATAGCAGCCACTACACCAGCGAACGGAGCAGCGAAAAGCAGGCCAAGCCCCGCCATGACCACACCTTCCCCCCACGCACCCTTGCCGACAATAGTGACTAACAAGCCGGCTCCAGCGCCCAGCACCAAGAGAAAAATAGCAAAGAGCTTTCTCATACAGATCACCTCCTGATATCAGCTTATCCGCAGCCAATCAGCCTGCAACTACCTCACCATCAGGGGAGACAAGTCTCCAAGCGCAAATTGCGCGGCACCGGTAAGAGCAAGCGAGTTCGGGTATGAGCGTGCCAGCATCTCGATCATCAGCCTCCTGAGCAACGCCGAGTCACGGTGGATGCGTGACATCAGGGAAATGATGTCCGAATAGCGATGCTCCTTTTCGGTCATTCGTCAGCGAACATCGTGAGATACGACTTTGACAGCCTACGCGCTGCGAGGGGCGAGTCGACGAGTTGTCGCGCGCACTCGGCAACCAGATCGTTCGACGTGAGCTGCGATTCGCATAACTTCGAGAGGAGCGCGCGCGCATCTGAAATCAGCGAGGCCAGCTTTTCATATGTCAGCGCATATGAACCAGTTGCCGCAGCCGCCTTGGTCGCCATACTCTTCGCATGGACGGACACGCGTTGGCTGTCCACCCCCTTGTAGTGCTCCCGGAACCACTCCTCGGCCACCAGCAGTTGCCCATGTTCCTCTTTCGTGAGGGCATTCTTGCCGTTCTTCCGACTCTTCGCTTCGATCACCCATGCCGGCGCGTCCGGCAAAAGCCATAACACATCGGGGCCGACACCATTGGAATCATGGCGCTCCGCGGAGACGCCGATCATTCCGCCAAGATCGGCAAGCGCCTGTTCGAACTGATTGGCCGATGCCTGAGCATGCAAGTGCGCAACCACCTCCTCGAAGCGCTGGAGAAAACCCCGCCGCATACGGTAGGTGCTGATCGCCTCTGCAATCGCGTTGGCCTGAGCCCCAGGAGTTGGGAGAGCCCGGTAGGGAGGCGGCACCGTTGGCCGCAGGAGGTTCCGGTTGCTCGCGTAGGCCTCCCGCTGAAGATCTTCCGCGCGGTCTCCCTGCCCCCATTGACTGGCGACACGAGCCGCAAACTGTTGCAACCACCCGCGGGTCTGGACATCCATCCCCTTCACGTCAGACAGCAGCCGCTCAATACGACTGATGGCCTTCTGGTGATAGCCATCGTGCCAGAGGTTGAACGCCTTGCGTTCATCGGCAGCTTGGCCAAAGCGCTCAGGATCCGCTGGCTCGACCTCGACCTCTTCAGCCAGAGTCTCCGCGTGATATTCCACCCAATCGGAGTCCCGGTCATAGCTCTTGCCGATAGTGCTGGCGAGCTCCTTGAGGTTCTTCACCGCCTTGCTCACCGTGGACCCCATATCGAGCTGAGCACGTGTCGCGCTGGTCAGCAACTTGAAGTTGGCATCCTTCGCGACCCAACTCGCCAAGTCTGCGCCCATCAGCAGCACCACACAGTGATCACCAGAGCCACGCGCACCCCGGCCAATCCCCTGTTCAATGCGTTGGGCCAGCATCCGCGAAATGGTAGCCCCTCCGTACAAGGCGCTGGCACGCAGGAGCTCGTAATCGGAGGTCCCCGCCGGTAAGCCGTCCATGATCAACAGCCGACAGGAATCGCCAGGCAAGTCGATTCCGTCATAGCGACTCGCGAACACGACGGGCCCGCGCGAGGATCCACTCTGAAGTTCATTGACTTGC belongs to Ottowia testudinis and includes:
- the traF gene encoding conjugal transfer protein TraF, which encodes MLLATASLPAQEAGPSQARARATSPSAYWKDRWRGWHFYEDPAQEGEQIPEPTPAPSTAPAQPPKARIPELEEFARLQKTLEEYRNIAIIRPTEANVRRYMELESRVVGQASAFADMAKRVAWATPELDPTLQGRPVNAKALEVFDETQRAERSRTVAQLGKDHVLFFFYRSDCPYCHAFAPVLEAFQARHGIQVVAVSIDGGPLPGFPGARRDNGIANALQVSQVPAVFLAQPFTGQITPIGFGVLSESQLLERIATVSSPEGQAMLPSATRQVTLP
- a CDS encoding conjugal transfer protein TraH, with the protein product MIAIALSIAVVITPAPLRAGDLNTEVNNMFNSLGAIGNYTAPGAFRGQAYNTYTGGNLMMRTPNKVYQLAAIQFPSAKAGCGGIDVFGGSFSHISADEFKNMLKNITAALPGIAFQLALEAVSPLLGGLTKWAKGLETWINNARINSCETAKAIVSTAAESLGYSSQETCADLAIEMGMESDRDAARRRCSSDRPSILASARSSGDANVRNKAPFVGNLTWKALQRTGSYLDDAERELIMSMVGTVIYYPEEDARDPEPVAPTLTSISQLLYGQAAGSGTNVVQHMLSCNNYSDCDVVSLNTTYSHTPFTAKVETLMRSIAEKIATRTAIPNNSAEVGFVNQTTEPVYKMLSIGTSIPGSGLADSLIAQYRDLIAADYAYVFLDRNLRVGLAALEKDFTLQQTQREQAIYIRQRAMAMLSQIAQEKNLLYQKVGSFRAVSSHLEELERQLRSSMPQHVMDMLGQQAAYMAR
- a CDS encoding conjugal transfer protein TraG N-terminal domain-containing protein; this encodes MWEIYAYQNAASLFGVFNAGAAIHASGDYASAVAAVAFCGFVAALIAYAFAPEKLQGWKWLGTVVLVFSILIVPKVTVGIVDKTGGTPVQVVDNVPFGAAVLGSLTSTIGHTLTGLFETAFQVIPGVGALPSELRYEQNGLMFGNRLIRETGSVVFQDPNFRTDLINFIHNCTTYDLLDGTISPATFSTSDDVWSLMSTPNPARFTPLTNTTGTTVDTCPNAYVNLSTRIPAQISRIQGQLAFRLNPTLPGTAAASVIAGQIQQAYIKNNIASASATAADLIRQNAVLNAIADTGQIVGQKVNDPAAMVLAVGRAQGVAQQNAAWINAGKTAEQALPVFRNVIEAVTYALFPLFVLLLLLTSGRESLVAFKGYAAILIWIQLWPPLYAVLNYMASIYAAYDIGSAADLGTGTKMLTLQTASSIYSRAISGEAIVGYLSISIPFIAWAALKRMENFGTAMVGGLSGLQAMLGSATGSAALGNTSLGNVSMDQMRLAPNRTSAFMSSWQNDLSGDTFSSNALTGRTAVSLLRNQGFASRVVSMRVSEQDVEQASRQVDAARGEAVAASTERSAALSEVFSRGLSKLRSTRNSAGSSSGSFEQMGETLNKLDQIVQTVSQSTGLSQAQVARLAFGAAAHIGADAKFIGGKLQASGEKSYLSGLSAQDQKALASLSGDQLVAFKQFGDRVSRDTSFLQAVSNDASEAREMSSRLSTTQARSERADATLSDRVSFANQVSTAYSKGEAISIDIAQDPHNMEMFLRYAQTYGGNSAAAHALMSAELARQSLGPTRVLSDGSSLPATFEGIRELHRQQRSETALSPDIQNAHRAHTGATSRFGSNPSRPLDRPVDPPSPIRREVQQRASEIQGATAAKGGEFDDKAEIVKTEDGTLESKKSLFRQSAKQVYGDGSSTAKEVKESVEDLFKRE
- a CDS encoding DEAD/DEAH box helicase yields the protein MVDFAQLRTQKKKATPTEPLEIFRRLPKPPGINDLYTSQAEVLDTWYQRRTQRDIVLKLHTGGGKTLVGLLMAQSTINETNEPVLYLAPTTQLVNQTLEKAKALGIAAVPYQKGVSLQKGVSLDDAFINGKAVMVATYKALFNGLSKFGVRGSVTTPVKAAAIILDDAHVAFSVVRDTFTLEVTAEDNKARYQELTGLFRKAFRDMDRLGTFDDTLSGLSYGVIEVPYWAWNEQLDAVREQLRSDAKKYALIWPLLRDNLHLCHALISKDAFTITPVLPLVNLFPTFSETPRRIYMSATIADDSEIVRTFDADPKLVNEALTSRSLAGVSERMILIPDLMPFKFNAREAAEKLLEWTTEKKGCGAVILVPSDTAAERWGDAATVAKGSKEVQEQVNELQSGSSRGPVVFASRYDGIDLPGDSCRLLIMDGLPAGTSDYELLRASALYGGATISRMLAQRIEQGIGRGARGSGDHCVVLLMGADLASWVAKDANFKLLTSATRAQLDMGSTVSKAVKNLKELASTIGKSYDRDSDWVEYHAETLAEEVEVEPADPERFGQAADERKAFNLWHDGYHQKAISRIERLLSDVKGMDVQTRGWLQQFAARVASQWGQGDRAEDLQREAYASNRNLLRPTVPPPYRALPTPGAQANAIAEAISTYRMRRGFLQRFEEVVAHLHAQASANQFEQALADLGGMIGVSAERHDSNGVGPDVLWLLPDAPAWVIEAKSRKNGKNALTKEEHGQLLVAEEWFREHYKGVDSQRVSVHAKSMATKAAAATGSYALTYEKLASLISDARALLSKLCESQLTSNDLVAECARQLVDSPLAARRLSKSYLTMFADE